One window from the genome of Rhodopseudomonas sp. P2A-2r encodes:
- a CDS encoding sulfite exporter TauE/SafE family protein, with protein sequence MDYGFIFVLAVGLIAGTISGIVGTGSSIMLVPVLVYEFGPKQAVPIMAVAAVMANLSRILAWWREVDWRACAAYSVTGIPAAVLGARTLLVLPSRAVDVAIGTFLIAMVPMRHWLARHQFTITLWHLAMSGAIIGYLTGIVVSTGPLSVPLFLFYGLTKGAFLATEAASSLGLYLAKSVTFQQFGALTWEVLFKGLIAGSSLMIGAFVAKRFVLKLDPDVFRLVMDGIMIAAGVSMFWNAL encoded by the coding sequence GTGGATTACGGTTTCATCTTTGTCCTTGCGGTCGGCCTGATCGCCGGCACCATTTCGGGCATCGTCGGCACAGGCTCGTCGATCATGCTGGTGCCGGTGCTGGTCTATGAATTCGGGCCGAAGCAAGCAGTACCGATCATGGCGGTGGCCGCTGTGATGGCCAACCTGTCGCGGATTCTGGCGTGGTGGCGCGAGGTCGACTGGCGCGCCTGCGCGGCCTATTCGGTCACCGGTATCCCCGCCGCCGTGCTGGGCGCGCGCACGCTCTTGGTGTTGCCGTCGCGCGCGGTGGACGTCGCCATCGGCACATTCCTGATCGCCATGGTGCCGATGCGACACTGGCTGGCGCGGCACCAGTTCACGATCACCCTGTGGCACCTCGCGATGTCAGGCGCCATTATCGGCTACCTCACCGGCATCGTCGTCTCCACCGGCCCGCTCAGCGTGCCGCTGTTTTTGTTTTACGGCCTGACCAAGGGCGCGTTCCTCGCTACCGAGGCCGCCTCTTCGCTCGGCCTCTATCTGGCAAAATCCGTCACCTTTCAGCAGTTCGGCGCACTGACCTGGGAAGTGCTTTTCAAAGGCCTGATCGCTGGCTCGTCGCTGATGATCGGCGCGTTTGTCGCCAAGCGCTTTGTGCTGAAGCTCGATCCCGACGTTTTCCGGCTGGTGATGGACGGCATAATGATCGCGGCGGGGGTAAGCATGTTCTGGAATGCGCTTTGA
- the purF gene encoding amidophosphoribosyltransferase, with protein sequence MQSPSHDAAKPDLEPDHHHNLRDSDVDGDMLREKCGVFGIFGHPDAAAITALGLHALQHRGQEAAGIVSYDNGRFHSERRLGLVGDTFSRREVIERLPGTAAVGHTRYSTTGETILRNVQPLFAELNAGGFAVAHNGNLTNGLTLRRELVRNGAMMQSTTDTEVILHLVAHSKRNRFIDRYIEALRAIEGAYALVSLTNKKLVGSRDPFGIRPLVLGELDGSPILASETCALDIIGAKYIRDIEPGEVIVFDKKGVQSHKPFAPVPPRPCIFEYIYFARPDSVVGGRSVYDVRKAMGEQLARETHVEADVVVPVPDSGVPAAIGYSRASGVPFELGIIRNHYVGRTFIQPTQSVRELGVRMKHSANRAAIEGKRIVLIDDSLVRGTTSKKIVKMMRDAGAKEVHFRIASPPITHPDYYGIDTPDRNGLLAATHSLEQMRELIGADSLAFVSVDGIYRAMGEPGRDPAHPKFSDHCFTGDYPTPLTDMSEIEAPRQLSLLAEAS encoded by the coding sequence ATGCAAAGCCCTTCCCACGACGCTGCAAAACCGGACCTCGAACCAGACCACCACCACAACCTGCGCGACAGCGATGTTGACGGCGACATGCTGCGCGAGAAGTGCGGTGTGTTCGGCATCTTCGGGCACCCAGACGCCGCCGCCATCACCGCGCTCGGGCTACACGCCCTGCAGCACCGCGGCCAGGAAGCCGCCGGCATCGTCTCCTACGACAACGGCCGATTTCACAGCGAGCGCCGCCTCGGCCTGGTCGGCGACACCTTCTCCCGCCGCGAAGTGATCGAGCGCCTGCCCGGCACCGCCGCCGTCGGCCACACCCGCTACTCGACCACCGGCGAAACGATCCTTCGCAACGTGCAGCCGCTGTTCGCCGAGCTCAATGCCGGTGGCTTTGCAGTGGCCCACAACGGCAACCTCACCAACGGCCTGACCCTGCGCCGCGAACTGGTGCGCAACGGCGCCATGATGCAATCGACCACCGACACCGAGGTGATCCTGCATCTCGTCGCGCATTCCAAGCGCAACCGCTTCATCGACCGTTACATCGAGGCGCTGCGCGCCATCGAGGGCGCCTATGCGCTGGTCTCGCTTACCAACAAGAAACTGGTCGGTTCACGCGATCCGTTCGGCATCCGCCCGCTGGTGCTGGGCGAACTCGACGGCTCGCCGATCCTGGCTTCGGAAACCTGCGCGCTCGATATCATCGGCGCCAAGTACATCCGCGACATCGAGCCCGGCGAAGTCATCGTGTTCGACAAGAAGGGCGTACAGAGCCACAAGCCGTTTGCGCCGGTGCCGCCGCGCCCGTGCATCTTCGAATACATCTATTTCGCGCGACCGGATTCGGTGGTCGGCGGCCGTTCGGTCTACGACGTGCGCAAGGCGATGGGCGAGCAGCTCGCCCGCGAAACCCATGTGGAAGCCGATGTGGTGGTGCCGGTGCCGGATTCCGGCGTGCCGGCTGCAATCGGCTACAGCCGCGCCTCCGGTGTACCGTTCGAACTCGGCATCATCAGAAACCACTATGTCGGCCGCACCTTCATCCAGCCGACCCAGAGCGTGCGCGAACTGGGCGTGCGCATGAAGCATTCGGCCAACCGCGCCGCCATCGAGGGCAAGCGCATCGTGCTGATCGACGACAGCCTGGTACGCGGCACAACGTCGAAGAAGATCGTCAAGATGATGCGTGACGCCGGCGCGAAGGAAGTCCACTTCCGCATCGCCTCGCCGCCGATCACCCATCCCGACTATTACGGCATCGATACGCCCGACCGGAACGGCCTGCTCGCCGCCACCCACTCGCTCGAGCAGATGCGCGAACTGATCGGCGCCGACTCGCTGGCCTTCGTCTCGGTCGACGGCATCTACCGCGCCATGGGCGAGCCGGGCCGCGATCCTGCCCATCCGAAATTCAGCGACCACTGCTTCACCGGCGACTACCCCACCCCGCTCACCGACATGAGCGAGATCGAGGCGCCGCGCCAGCTGTCGCTGCTCGCCGAAGCGAGCTGA
- a CDS encoding SDR family NAD(P)-dependent oxidoreductase has product MPLPLASRIALVTGASRGIGFATAVALAKAGAHIVAVARTQGGLEELDDTIRAEGGSATLVPLNVTDSDGIARLGAALNERHGKLDILVGNAGVAGTSSPLGHTELKRWTDSMAVNVTANFQLIRCMEPLLKMSDAGRAVFITSGASSIAPAYLGPYAASKAALDALARVWAAETATTAIRVNLFSPGPVRTRMRATVFPGEDPATLPTSDQVAEFIVPMCMASWSETGKLYDYKSRRVMDFHPPA; this is encoded by the coding sequence ATGCCCCTTCCTCTCGCCTCCCGTATTGCCCTCGTCACCGGCGCCTCGCGCGGTATCGGCTTTGCCACCGCCGTCGCCCTGGCCAAAGCTGGCGCCCATATCGTCGCGGTGGCCCGCACCCAGGGCGGCCTCGAAGAACTCGACGATACCATTCGTGCGGAAGGCGGCAGCGCCACTTTGGTGCCGCTCAACGTCACCGATTCCGACGGCATTGCCCGGCTCGGCGCCGCGCTCAACGAGCGCCATGGCAAACTCGATATCCTCGTCGGCAATGCTGGCGTGGCAGGCACGTCCTCGCCGCTCGGCCATACCGAACTGAAACGATGGACCGACAGCATGGCGGTCAACGTCACCGCCAACTTCCAGCTGATCCGCTGCATGGAGCCGCTGCTTAAAATGTCCGATGCCGGCCGCGCGGTGTTCATCACCTCCGGCGCCTCCAGTATCGCGCCGGCCTATCTCGGCCCCTACGCGGCCTCCAAGGCCGCCCTCGACGCGCTGGCGCGCGTCTGGGCCGCCGAGACCGCCACCACCGCCATCCGCGTCAACCTGTTCAGCCCCGGCCCGGTCCGCACCCGCATGCGCGCCACCGTGTTTCCCGGCGAGGATCCGGCGACATTGCCGACATCGGACCAGGTCGCGGAATTCATCGTGCCGATGTGCATGGCCTCGTGGAGCGAAACGGGAAAGCTGTACGACTACAAGTCGCGCAGGGTGATGGATTTTCATCCGCCGGCGTAG
- a CDS encoding ABC transporter substrate-binding protein, with protein MAVAVAGLAWSAQAQAQDKTVKIGVLNDMSSLYADIGGPNSVIAAKMAVEDSGLLKKGWKIDVLSGDHQNKPDVGVNIARQWIDVDKLDAVVDTPNSGVALAVSNLVKEKNSILINSGGASADLTGKACTPNTISVTYDTYMLAHGTGNALTKAGGNTWFFLTADYAFGAALERDTSAVVTADGGKVVGGVKHPINTSDFSSFLLQAQASKAKVVGLANAGGDTTNAIKQASEFGIVSGGQKLAALLLFINDVHSLGLKTAQGLSFTESFYWDMNDNTRAWSKRFSAQTKTGSMPSMTVAGLYSGILHYLKTLEAMGGNPHDGAKVVAKMKELPTDDLLFGKSTIRADGRKMLTAYLFEVKKPEESKYPWDYYKTIATISPEDAARPLSQSECPLIKK; from the coding sequence GTGGCTGTCGCGGTCGCCGGTCTGGCATGGTCCGCGCAGGCCCAGGCCCAGGACAAAACGGTCAAGATCGGCGTGCTCAACGACATGTCGAGCCTGTATGCCGATATCGGCGGCCCCAACTCGGTGATTGCCGCCAAGATGGCGGTCGAGGATTCCGGCCTGCTGAAGAAGGGCTGGAAGATCGACGTGCTCAGCGGCGATCACCAGAACAAGCCCGACGTCGGGGTCAACATCGCGCGGCAGTGGATCGATGTCGACAAGCTCGATGCGGTGGTCGATACGCCGAACTCCGGCGTCGCCCTCGCGGTCAGCAATCTGGTGAAAGAGAAGAACTCGATCCTGATCAATTCCGGCGGCGCCAGCGCCGACCTGACCGGCAAGGCCTGCACGCCGAACACCATCTCGGTGACCTATGACACCTACATGCTGGCGCATGGCACCGGCAACGCGCTGACCAAGGCCGGCGGCAACACCTGGTTCTTCCTCACCGCGGACTATGCATTCGGCGCAGCGCTGGAGCGCGACACCTCGGCCGTGGTGACGGCCGACGGCGGCAAGGTGGTCGGCGGCGTCAAGCACCCGATCAATACCTCGGACTTCTCCTCGTTCCTGCTGCAGGCACAGGCGTCGAAAGCCAAGGTGGTCGGCCTCGCCAATGCCGGCGGCGACACCACTAACGCGATCAAGCAGGCCTCTGAATTCGGCATCGTCTCCGGCGGCCAGAAGCTCGCGGCGCTGCTGCTGTTCATCAACGACGTGCATTCGCTGGGGCTGAAGACCGCCCAGGGTCTGTCGTTCACGGAGTCCTTCTATTGGGACATGAACGACAACACCCGGGCGTGGTCGAAGCGTTTTTCGGCACAGACCAAGACCGGCTCGATGCCGTCGATGACGGTGGCCGGCCTGTATTCGGGCATCCTGCATTACCTGAAGACGCTCGAGGCGATGGGCGGCAATCCGCATGACGGCGCCAAGGTGGTGGCCAAGATGAAGGAACTGCCGACCGACGACCTGCTGTTCGGCAAGAGCACGATCCGCGCCGACGGCCGCAAGATGCTCACGGCCTATCTCTTCGAGGTGAAGAAGCCCGAGGAATCCAAGTATCCGTGGGACTATTACAAGACCATCGCCACCATCTCGCCCGAGGACGCCGCACGGCCGCTGTCGCAAAGCGAGTGTCCGCTGATCAAGAAGTAA
- the der gene encoding ribosome biogenesis GTPase Der — MSFTIAIIGRPNVGKSTLFNRLVGQKLALVDDTPGVTRDRREGAGKLGDLEFTLIDTAGLDEGPKGSLTARMQEQTETAIGLADALLFVIDARAGLTPNDRAFADFARRADKPVVLVANKSEGKHGAVGAMESYALGLGDPIQISAEHGEGLSDLYDALRDLMPEPPVDVEDFDDDDIIESEEDIAKRPIRVAIVGRPNAGKSTMINHLLGEERLLTSDEAGTTRDSISVELNFKGREFRFFDTAGLRRRSRIEEKLEKLSVADALRAVRFAEVVVLMMESQSKFEEQDLRIASLIEREGRALVIAVNKWDLMSGKANLVNDLRTDVDHLLPQVKGVPIVAVSGLMGEGIDKLMKAIEDSYAVWNRRVPTASLNRWFEQAVDNNPPPAVSGRRLKLNYVTQAKARPPSFIVFCSRADAVPESYLRYLVNSMRTFFDLPGTPIRIMLREKANPFAHKRKRPTR; from the coding sequence ATGTCTTTCACCATTGCCATTATCGGCCGACCCAATGTCGGCAAATCCACGCTGTTCAACCGTCTGGTCGGGCAGAAGCTCGCGCTCGTCGATGACACCCCCGGGGTCACCCGCGACCGCCGCGAGGGGGCCGGCAAGCTCGGCGACCTCGAATTCACCCTGATCGACACCGCCGGCCTCGACGAGGGCCCGAAGGGCTCGCTGACCGCGCGGATGCAGGAGCAGACCGAGACCGCCATCGGTCTGGCCGACGCGCTGCTGTTCGTCATCGATGCCCGCGCCGGTCTGACGCCCAACGACCGCGCCTTCGCCGATTTCGCCCGCCGCGCCGACAAGCCGGTGGTGCTGGTGGCCAACAAGAGCGAGGGCAAGCACGGCGCGGTCGGCGCCATGGAATCCTATGCGCTCGGCCTCGGCGATCCGATCCAGATTTCCGCCGAGCACGGCGAGGGCCTCAGCGATCTCTACGACGCGCTGCGCGACCTGATGCCCGAGCCGCCGGTCGACGTCGAGGATTTCGACGACGACGACATCATCGAGTCCGAGGAGGACATCGCCAAGCGGCCGATCCGTGTCGCCATCGTCGGCCGGCCCAATGCCGGCAAGTCGACCATGATCAACCATCTGCTCGGCGAGGAGCGGTTGCTGACCTCGGACGAAGCCGGTACCACTCGGGATTCGATTTCCGTCGAGCTCAACTTCAAGGGCCGCGAATTCCGCTTCTTCGACACGGCCGGCCTGCGCCGCCGCTCGCGCATCGAGGAGAAGCTGGAGAAGCTCTCCGTGGCCGACGCGCTGCGCGCCGTCCGCTTTGCCGAAGTCGTCGTGCTGATGATGGAATCGCAGAGCAAGTTTGAGGAGCAGGACCTGCGCATCGCCAGCCTGATCGAGCGCGAGGGCCGCGCGCTGGTGATCGCTGTCAACAAATGGGACCTGATGAGCGGCAAGGCCAATCTGGTCAACGACCTCCGCACCGACGTCGATCACCTGCTGCCGCAGGTCAAGGGCGTGCCGATCGTCGCGGTGTCCGGCCTGATGGGCGAGGGCATCGATAAATTGATGAAGGCGATCGAGGACTCCTACGCGGTATGGAACAGGCGCGTGCCGACGGCGTCGCTGAACCGCTGGTTCGAGCAGGCCGTCGACAACAATCCGCCGCCGGCGGTGTCGGGGCGCCGCCTGAAACTCAACTACGTGACCCAGGCCAAGGCGCGACCGCCGAGCTTCATCGTGTTCTGCTCGCGCGCCGACGCGGTGCCGGAATCCTACCTGCGCTATCTCGTCAACTCGATGCGCACGTTCTTCGACCTGCCGGGCACGCCGATCCGCATCATGCTGCGCGAGAAGGCCAATCCTTTCGCTCACAAGCGCAAGCGTCCGACGCGGTAA
- a CDS encoding tetratricopeptide repeat protein yields the protein MSELFNEVDEDLRREQLKKLWDKYSIVVIAAAILIIAGVGGWRGYSYLEAKKAAEAGAAFDRAADLSEQSKHAEAEAAFAKLATEAPAGYRTLARLRAAAEAVSRDPQAAVKLYDDIAADRGVGAAEQDLARIRAAGLLLETTPYDAMLARLEAAAAPTRTYRHSVRELLALSAWRVNDTTATRKWLDVIANDAETPASLRTRAEALQALLPPSAKS from the coding sequence GTGTCTGAATTATTTAATGAAGTCGACGAAGACTTGCGTCGCGAGCAGCTCAAGAAGCTGTGGGACAAATATTCGATCGTGGTGATCGCCGCGGCGATTCTGATCATTGCCGGAGTCGGCGGCTGGCGCGGCTATTCCTATCTCGAGGCCAAGAAGGCCGCCGAGGCCGGCGCCGCCTTCGACCGCGCCGCGGACCTGTCCGAGCAGAGCAAGCACGCCGAGGCCGAAGCCGCCTTCGCCAAGCTCGCCACCGAGGCGCCGGCGGGCTATCGCACCCTGGCGCGGCTGCGTGCCGCCGCCGAGGCCGTGTCGCGCGATCCGCAGGCCGCGGTGAAGCTGTATGACGACATTGCCGCCGATCGCGGCGTCGGAGCCGCCGAGCAGGACCTGGCGCGGATTCGCGCCGCCGGCCTGTTGCTGGAAACCACCCCTTATGACGCCATGCTGGCGCGGCTTGAGGCCGCGGCAGCGCCGACCAGGACCTATCGCCATTCGGTGCGCGAACTGCTGGCGCTGTCCGCGTGGCGCGTCAACGACACCACCGCGACCCGCAAGTGGCTCGACGTCATCGCCAACGATGCGGAGACCCCGGCCAGCCTGCGGACCCGCGCCGAAGCGCTGCAGGCGCTGCTGCCGCCGTCGGCCAAAAGCTGA
- the panB gene encoding 3-methyl-2-oxobutanoate hydroxymethyltransferase, which translates to MSIQSAIKRKTAPDIFARKNGEPIVMLTSYHAHTASLVDRYCDVILVGDSLGNVMHGFETTIPVTLEMMILQGHAVMRGSQQALVVVDMPFGSYEASKEQAFHSAARILKETHCGAVKLEGGVRMAETIAFLTERGIPVMAHIGLTPQSINALGSFRSQGRAESEALAQGDNTVGPIQADARAVADAGAFSVVIEAVAEPLARKITESIAIPTIGIGASAACDGQVLVLEDMLGLSARVPKFVKRYGNLGPMIEAAIEGYATDVRSRAFPGPEHVYGAKPKA; encoded by the coding sequence ATGTCCATTCAGTCTGCCATCAAGCGCAAGACCGCGCCTGATATCTTCGCGCGCAAGAACGGCGAACCGATCGTGATGCTGACCTCGTATCACGCGCATACGGCGTCGCTGGTCGATCGCTATTGCGACGTCATCCTGGTCGGCGACAGCCTCGGCAATGTCATGCACGGCTTCGAGACCACCATTCCCGTCACGCTGGAGATGATGATCCTGCAGGGCCATGCGGTGATGCGCGGCTCGCAGCAGGCGCTGGTGGTCGTCGACATGCCGTTCGGATCCTATGAGGCCTCGAAGGAGCAGGCGTTCCATTCCGCCGCGCGCATTCTCAAGGAGACGCACTGCGGCGCGGTGAAGCTCGAGGGCGGGGTGCGGATGGCGGAGACCATCGCCTTCCTCACCGAGCGCGGCATTCCTGTCATGGCGCATATCGGTCTGACGCCGCAGTCGATCAATGCACTCGGCTCGTTCCGCTCGCAGGGCCGCGCCGAGTCCGAGGCGCTGGCGCAAGGTGACAACACGGTCGGCCCGATCCAGGCCGACGCCCGCGCGGTGGCCGATGCGGGCGCGTTCTCGGTGGTGATCGAGGCGGTGGCCGAGCCGCTGGCGCGCAAGATTACCGAGAGCATCGCGATCCCGACCATCGGCATCGGCGCCTCCGCGGCCTGCGACGGCCAGGTACTGGTGCTGGAGGACATGCTCGGCCTGTCCGCGCGGGTGCCAAAATTCGTCAAGCGCTATGGCAATCTCGGGCCGATGATCGAGGCCGCCATCGAAGGCTACGCCACCGACGTGCGGTCGCGGGCGTTTCCGGGGCCGGAGCATGTCTACGGCGCCAAGCCGAAGGCGTGA
- a CDS encoding NnrU family protein — MGLSVMILGLVLFFGIHVVSTRRTLRTQLIARFGESLYKLGYALVAAVGLALIIWGFASYRATGWIDVWTPPKAMRHIAVGLMLPAVIMVAAAYLRGRIYTTLKHPMLAGVKLWALAHLLANGDLGSIILFGSFLAWAVFDRISLKRRTDGGGPPIPVGGPLNDVLAVAVGIVAYLALGFAFHPVVIGVPVFGA, encoded by the coding sequence GTGGGACTGAGCGTCATGATCCTCGGCTTGGTGCTGTTTTTCGGCATTCACGTCGTCTCGACCCGGCGGACGCTGCGCACGCAGCTGATCGCCCGTTTCGGCGAGAGCCTGTACAAGCTCGGTTATGCGCTGGTGGCGGCCGTCGGCTTGGCGCTGATCATCTGGGGCTTTGCCAGCTACCGCGCCACCGGCTGGATCGACGTCTGGACGCCGCCCAAGGCGATGCGCCACATCGCGGTCGGCCTGATGCTGCCGGCGGTGATCATGGTGGCGGCGGCCTATCTGCGCGGCCGCATCTACACCACGCTGAAACATCCGATGCTGGCCGGCGTCAAGCTGTGGGCGCTGGCGCATCTGCTCGCCAATGGCGATCTCGGCTCGATCATCCTGTTCGGCTCGTTCCTGGCCTGGGCGGTGTTCGACCGCATCTCGCTGAAGCGCCGCACCGACGGCGGCGGCCCGCCGATCCCCGTGGGCGGCCCGCTCAACGATGTGCTTGCCGTCGCGGTGGGCATCGTCGCCTATCTGGCGCTTGGTTTTGCATTTCATCCGGTCGTGATCGGCGTGCCGGTGTTCGGAGCCTGA
- a CDS encoding Bug family tripartite tricarboxylate transporter substrate binding protein, giving the protein MLRNDTRACRLLLALTLLLALTQAVQAQTPAEVWPPKLVKIIVPFGPGASPDIIGRVLADSLQARHPGTTFVIENKPGASGNIGTDAIAKAVPDGGTIGISLGGPLAINTLLFAKLPYNPDTDIAPITMLTQLPSVLAVPTSLGVNTVAELLAKAKAESKGLAYGSIGVGTLSQLCMEAIAQRAGVRMVHIPYPSSPAATTALIRGDVQVGCLPAPGVTPQLSSGAVKILAVSTAKRSPFLPDVPTLTESGIDVQSDAWNGLVGPGGLSKEIVAKINAEVVQSLGEPAVIEKLKVQLITPVPSTPDELRRRMAAEKALWADVIKAANIRIE; this is encoded by the coding sequence ATGCTGCGAAACGACACGAGGGCATGCCGGCTGCTGCTGGCGCTGACGCTGCTGCTGGCCCTGACGCAGGCGGTGCAGGCGCAGACCCCGGCGGAGGTGTGGCCGCCGAAGCTGGTGAAGATCATCGTGCCGTTCGGCCCCGGCGCCTCGCCTGACATCATCGGCCGGGTGCTCGCCGACAGTCTTCAGGCCCGCCATCCCGGCACGACCTTCGTGATCGAGAACAAGCCCGGCGCCTCCGGCAATATCGGCACCGACGCCATCGCCAAGGCCGTGCCCGACGGCGGCACCATCGGCATCTCGCTGGGCGGCCCGCTGGCCATCAACACCCTGCTGTTCGCCAAGCTGCCCTACAATCCCGATACCGATATCGCGCCGATCACCATGCTGACGCAGCTGCCGAGCGTGCTGGCGGTGCCGACCAGCCTCGGCGTCAACACCGTGGCCGAGCTGCTCGCCAAGGCGAAGGCCGAAAGCAAGGGTCTCGCCTATGGCTCGATCGGCGTCGGCACGCTGTCGCAACTGTGCATGGAGGCGATCGCGCAGAGGGCCGGCGTGCGCATGGTGCACATCCCCTACCCCTCGTCGCCGGCGGCGACCACCGCGCTGATCCGCGGCGACGTCCAGGTCGGCTGCCTGCCGGCACCCGGCGTCACGCCGCAGCTCTCCTCCGGCGCAGTGAAGATCCTCGCAGTGTCCACTGCGAAACGCTCACCCTTCCTGCCGGATGTGCCGACCCTGACCGAGAGCGGCATCGACGTGCAGTCCGACGCCTGGAACGGCCTTGTCGGCCCCGGCGGCCTGTCGAAGGAGATCGTCGCAAAGATCAATGCCGAGGTGGTGCAGTCGCTGGGCGAGCCGGCAGTGATCGAGAAGCTCAAGGTGCAGCTCATCACCCCGGTGCCGTCGACCCCCGACGAGCTGCGCCGGCGCATGGCCGCCGAGAAGGCGCTGTGGGCGGACGTGATCAAGGCGGCGAATATCCGGATCGAGTAG
- a CDS encoding tetratricopeptide repeat protein: MKALKASICIATIALALSLSPGAPSRAGENEAGTLSRQIKDLYRAGKYLEALPLAQKSLALREKKFGPDDAKVATPLNDLGMIHYNLGQYAVAEPLYKRSLAITEKTPGQDDLDVADVLNNLGDLYRAEGRYAEAEPFLKRSIALSEKGAVATIRRW; the protein is encoded by the coding sequence ATGAAGGCCCTGAAAGCATCGATCTGTATTGCCACCATTGCGCTCGCCCTGAGCCTGTCGCCCGGCGCGCCATCCCGCGCGGGAGAGAACGAGGCAGGCACGCTCAGCCGCCAGATAAAAGATCTTTATCGGGCCGGGAAATACCTGGAAGCGCTGCCGCTGGCGCAGAAGTCGCTGGCCCTTCGCGAGAAGAAGTTCGGTCCCGATGACGCGAAGGTCGCGACGCCGCTCAATGACCTTGGCATGATCCACTACAATCTCGGTCAATACGCCGTTGCCGAACCGCTGTACAAGCGCTCGCTGGCGATCACCGAGAAGACGCCCGGTCAGGATGATCTGGACGTCGCCGATGTGCTGAACAATCTGGGCGACCTGTACCGCGCGGAAGGGCGTTATGCCGAAGCGGAGCCGTTCCTCAAGCGGTCGATCGCCCTTTCCGAAAAAGGCGCGGTCGCGACGATCCGTCGGTGGTGA
- a CDS encoding tetratricopeptide repeat protein codes for MVIALSNLAATYSNQGRYDKSEPLFERGLAILEKANGPDDPEATVLMSNLADAYMHRRRYGDAERMLKRAIAATEKAFGTDHPEVAYALNNLAMVYSRQGRNAEAEQLLKQSVTAFEKTLGADHPDLAVTLDSLAGVYRDMGRTADARQVVARATAIRGKTTPKPI; via the coding sequence GTGGTGATCGCGCTAAGCAACCTCGCCGCCACGTACAGCAATCAGGGCCGGTACGATAAGTCCGAACCGCTGTTCGAGCGGGGACTGGCCATCCTCGAAAAGGCGAACGGCCCCGACGATCCGGAAGCCACCGTGTTGATGAGCAACCTGGCGGATGCCTACATGCATCGGCGTCGTTACGGCGATGCCGAGCGGATGCTCAAGCGCGCAATCGCAGCGACCGAGAAAGCGTTCGGTACCGATCATCCCGAGGTCGCCTATGCGCTGAACAATCTGGCCATGGTCTATTCGCGTCAGGGGCGCAACGCCGAGGCCGAACAGCTTTTGAAACAGTCGGTGACGGCTTTCGAGAAGACGCTCGGTGCGGACCATCCGGATCTCGCGGTGACGCTGGACAGCCTGGCCGGTGTTTACCGGGATATGGGACGCACCGCCGACGCCAGACAGGTTGTCGCGCGCGCAACGGCCATTCGCGGCAAGACGACGCCGAAACCGATCTGA
- a CDS encoding VOC family protein, whose translation MSSSPLRSDAAANTPAAPALDMKLEVIVIPVSDVDRAKGFYASLGWRLDADFAGGDWRVIQFTPPGSGCSVIFGSNVTAAAPGSARGLYLIVSDIEAARKELLGRGVAVGDVFHGGGDVHAGPDEPFLSGRLRVTGTDPAHSSYGSFAAFSDPDGNGWLLQEITARLPGRIDAAATSFASSTDLAAALRRAAAAHGEHEKRTGAHDDNWADWYADYMVREQAGKELPE comes from the coding sequence ATGAGCAGTTCCCCGTTGCGGAGCGATGCGGCAGCCAACACCCCGGCCGCCCCGGCGCTCGACATGAAGCTCGAGGTCATCGTCATTCCGGTGTCCGACGTCGACCGCGCCAAGGGCTTCTATGCCAGCCTCGGCTGGCGGCTTGACGCCGACTTCGCTGGCGGCGACTGGCGCGTCATCCAGTTCACGCCGCCCGGCTCCGGCTGCTCGGTGATCTTCGGCAGCAACGTCACCGCGGCGGCGCCGGGCTCGGCGCGCGGCCTGTACCTGATCGTCTCCGACATCGAAGCCGCGCGCAAGGAATTGCTCGGCCGCGGCGTCGCGGTCGGCGACGTGTTCCACGGCGGCGGCGACGTCCATGCCGGGCCGGACGAACCGTTTCTGTCCGGACGGCTCCGGGTCACTGGTACCGATCCCGCGCACTCAAGCTACGGCTCATTCGCCGCGTTCAGCGATCCCGACGGCAATGGCTGGCTGTTGCAGGAAATCACCGCGCGCCTGCCCGGCCGCATCGACGCAGCCGCAACCAGCTTCGCCTCGTCGACCGACCTCGCCGCGGCTTTACGCCGCGCCGCCGCTGCGCATGGCGAACACGAGAAGCGCACCGGCGCACATGACGACAACTGGGCGGACTGGTACGCGGACTACATGGTGCGTGAGCAGGCAGGAAAGGAGCTGCCGGAGTGA